Proteins encoded by one window of Psychromonas sp. L1A2:
- the ydiJ gene encoding D-2-hydroxyglutarate dehydrogenase YdiJ codes for MIPNLNHQENIKQDTFAFIKALSESDYAGEIAKSYASRLAVATDNSVYQCLPQAVIYPKSTEDIIVICQLAQLPEFIDIRFSPRGGGTGTNGQSLTNDIVLDLSKHMNNILEINAAEGWVRVQTGVVKDQLNDYLKPHGLFFSPDLSTSNRATIGGMISNDASGQGSLLYGKTSDHVLALTSVLIDGSLLETKRLLPVDLIEQVERDDAIGAIYRQVIDTCETQQQNIEDTFPKLNRFLTGYDLKHVYDPESGIVDLTRILCGAEGSLAFITEATLHVQKIPTYRTLFNIKYDSFQSALQNAPFLVEANALSVETVDSTVLNLAKQDIVWHSVKDLISDVPGQVLDGINIVEFAEADETIQQQKIDALIIMLDGLISHKQAGVIGYQICSDLSDINKIYGMRKKAVGLLGKADSRAKPIAFAEDTCVPPENLAQYIIEFRQLLDDKGLHYGMFGHVDAGVLHVRPALDLCDPEQEKLMREVSDKVVALTAKYKGLMWGEHGKGFRSEYGPDFFGDVLFNELRKIKAAFDPKNRVNPGKICTPIDSTDQLVSVDAVKRGTFDRQIPIKIRESYKQAVDCNGNGLCFNYDTKSPMCPSVKVTRDRVHSPKGRAGLMREWLRQLANNDIDVLQLESDLYAGKNASIFTKFKNTLAKRNGEYDFSHEVMEAMQGCLACKACSSQCPVQVDVPTFRSRFIHLYHDRYLRPVKDYFVAYVEQYAPIMGTMPRFFNFFTGLKVTSVLTEKIVGMVDIPQLSSPTLKSALKDNDITEFDLERLQALTAEQREQYVLIVQDPFTTYYDADVVRDLILAIKKLGYKPVVLPFKPNGKPQHIKGFLSKFAKTANDSAEFLNQMAALDIAMVGTDPAMVLCYRDEYKLALGEKRGQFNVQLFQEWLKPRLSGEPKKSENADFFLLGHCTEKTAEPTSANDWSSIFKHFGGSLSEVAVGCCGMAGTYGHDAGKLNESKAIYSLSWEAEIAKRDRAQCVATGYSCRSQVKRIEGETLKHPVQALLSLL; via the coding sequence ATGATCCCAAACTTAAACCACCAAGAGAATATCAAGCAGGATACTTTTGCGTTTATCAAAGCATTAAGCGAAAGTGATTATGCAGGTGAAATAGCTAAAAGTTATGCAAGCCGTTTAGCCGTTGCAACCGATAACAGTGTTTATCAATGTTTACCACAAGCGGTTATTTACCCTAAATCGACAGAAGATATTATTGTCATTTGTCAGCTTGCTCAATTACCTGAATTTATCGATATTCGTTTTTCCCCTCGTGGTGGCGGTACGGGCACTAATGGTCAATCTTTGACCAATGATATTGTGCTAGATTTATCGAAACACATGAACAATATTCTTGAAATTAATGCGGCGGAAGGTTGGGTTCGTGTTCAAACAGGTGTTGTTAAAGATCAATTAAACGATTATTTAAAACCACATGGTTTATTCTTCTCTCCTGATTTATCCACAAGTAACCGTGCAACTATTGGTGGCATGATCAGTAATGATGCATCAGGGCAAGGTTCATTACTTTACGGTAAAACAAGTGACCATGTTCTTGCGTTAACCTCGGTATTAATTGACGGTAGCTTGTTAGAAACTAAACGTCTATTGCCAGTTGATTTGATTGAACAAGTTGAACGAGACGATGCTATTGGTGCTATCTATCGTCAAGTCATTGATACCTGTGAAACTCAACAGCAAAATATTGAAGATACTTTTCCTAAATTAAATCGCTTCTTAACCGGTTATGACCTAAAACATGTTTATGATCCAGAATCTGGGATTGTTGATTTAACGCGTATTTTGTGTGGCGCTGAAGGCTCGTTAGCCTTTATTACTGAAGCTACGTTACACGTTCAAAAAATTCCAACTTATCGTACTTTGTTCAATATCAAATATGATAGTTTTCAATCAGCTTTACAAAATGCCCCTTTTTTAGTTGAAGCGAATGCATTATCTGTTGAGACAGTCGATTCCACAGTATTAAACCTAGCGAAGCAAGATATCGTTTGGCATAGCGTAAAAGATTTAATTAGCGATGTACCTGGGCAAGTACTAGACGGCATTAACATCGTTGAATTTGCAGAAGCTGATGAAACGATCCAACAACAAAAAATCGATGCATTGATTATTATGCTAGATGGGTTGATCAGTCATAAACAAGCAGGTGTGATCGGCTATCAAATTTGTAGTGATTTAAGCGACATTAACAAAATTTACGGTATGCGCAAAAAAGCAGTCGGTTTATTAGGTAAAGCCGATAGCCGTGCAAAACCGATCGCTTTTGCTGAAGATACCTGTGTTCCGCCTGAAAATTTAGCGCAATATATTATTGAATTCCGTCAATTGTTGGATGATAAAGGTTTGCATTACGGCATGTTTGGTCATGTCGATGCCGGTGTTTTACATGTACGTCCTGCATTAGATCTATGTGACCCAGAACAAGAAAAACTGATGCGTGAAGTATCAGACAAAGTCGTTGCCTTAACGGCTAAGTATAAAGGTTTGATGTGGGGCGAGCATGGCAAAGGTTTCCGTAGTGAATATGGCCCTGATTTTTTCGGTGATGTTTTATTCAATGAATTAAGAAAAATTAAAGCTGCGTTTGATCCAAAAAACCGAGTTAACCCAGGAAAAATTTGTACACCAATTGATTCAACGGATCAGTTAGTGAGTGTTGATGCAGTTAAGCGCGGCACCTTTGATCGACAAATTCCGATAAAAATACGAGAAAGTTACAAACAGGCCGTTGATTGTAATGGTAACGGTTTGTGCTTTAACTATGATACTAAATCACCAATGTGTCCGTCTGTTAAAGTCACTCGGGATCGTGTTCATTCACCAAAAGGTCGTGCTGGCTTAATGCGTGAATGGTTACGTCAATTAGCGAATAACGATATTGATGTTCTACAATTAGAAAGTGATTTGTACGCAGGCAAAAATGCGAGTATTTTTACTAAATTCAAAAATACGTTAGCTAAACGCAATGGCGAATATGACTTTTCACATGAAGTGATGGAAGCAATGCAAGGCTGCTTAGCGTGTAAAGCTTGTAGCAGTCAATGTCCTGTGCAAGTTGATGTGCCTACGTTTAGATCTCGCTTCATTCATTTATACCATGACCGTTATTTACGCCCTGTGAAAGATTATTTTGTTGCTTATGTTGAACAATACGCTCCAATAATGGGAACAATGCCACGCTTTTTTAACTTCTTTACTGGGTTGAAAGTGACGTCTGTTTTGACTGAAAAAATAGTCGGTATGGTGGATATTCCGCAACTTTCATCTCCAACACTAAAATCAGCATTGAAAGATAATGATATTACAGAGTTTGATTTAGAAAGATTACAAGCATTAACGGCTGAGCAACGTGAACAGTATGTATTGATCGTGCAAGACCCATTCACTACTTATTACGATGCAGACGTAGTACGTGACTTGATATTAGCGATTAAAAAATTAGGTTATAAGCCTGTTGTTTTACCATTCAAACCTAATGGTAAGCCACAGCATATTAAAGGCTTTTTAAGTAAATTTGCTAAAACGGCTAATGATTCAGCTGAGTTTTTGAATCAAATGGCTGCGTTAGATATTGCCATGGTTGGGACAGATCCTGCGATGGTATTATGTTATCGTGACGAATATAAGCTAGCGTTAGGTGAAAAACGTGGTCAGTTTAATGTTCAACTATTTCAAGAATGGTTAAAACCGCGATTATCAGGCGAACCTAAAAAATCTGAAAATGCAGACTTTTTCTTGTTAGGCCACTGTACTGAAAAAACGGCTGAGCCTACCTCGGCAAATGACTGGTCATCTATCTTCAAACATTTTGGTGGCTCATTATCAGAGGTCGCAGTGGGATGTTGTGGTATGGCTGGAACCTATGGTCATGATGCAGGTAAACTTAACGAGTCAAAAGCGATTTATAGTTTGAGTTGGGAAGCTGAAATAGCAAAACGTGATAGAGCACAATGTGTTGCAACGGGATACTCTTGTCGTAGCCAGGTAAAACGTATTGAGGGTGAAACACTTAAGCATCCAGTACAAGCATTACTGAGTTTATTATAA